One window of the Pseudofrankia sp. DC12 genome contains the following:
- a CDS encoding XRE family transcriptional regulator, whose amino-acid sequence MVDQRLGDTPEPADEPAFDDVLAAVGPRLRALRHEREVTLPQLSQATGISVSTLSRLESGQRRLTLELLLPLARAHQVPLDELVGHPPTADPRIHPRPFQRNGMTFLPLTRRPGGLQAYKMLIPAHWPASEPQPQVHEGYEWLYVLSGRLRLLLGEHDLMLGPGEAAEFDTHLPHAFANPTERPVEILSLFGPQGERLHLRARPTARADG is encoded by the coding sequence ATGGTGGACCAGCGACTGGGCGACACGCCTGAGCCCGCGGACGAGCCCGCGTTCGACGACGTGCTGGCGGCGGTGGGCCCGCGGCTGCGGGCGCTGCGGCACGAGCGTGAGGTGACGTTGCCGCAGCTGTCCCAGGCGACCGGGATCTCCGTCAGCACGCTGTCGCGGCTGGAGTCCGGGCAGCGCCGGCTCACCCTGGAGCTGTTGCTGCCGCTGGCCCGGGCACATCAGGTGCCGCTCGACGAGCTGGTCGGCCACCCGCCGACCGCGGACCCGCGCATCCATCCGCGCCCGTTCCAGCGCAACGGCATGACGTTCCTGCCGCTGACCCGCCGCCCCGGCGGGCTGCAGGCGTACAAGATGCTCATCCCGGCCCACTGGCCCGCGAGCGAGCCGCAACCGCAGGTCCACGAGGGCTACGAGTGGCTCTATGTGCTCTCCGGCCGGCTGCGCCTGCTGCTCGGTGAGCACGACCTCATGCTTGGCCCGGGCGAGGCCGCCGAGTTCGACACCCACCTGCCGCACGCCTTCGCGAACCCGACCGAACGCCCGGTCGAGATCCTCAGCCTCTTCGGCCCGCAGGGCGAGCGCCTGCACCTGCGCGCCCGCCCGACGGCACGGGCCGACGGCTGA
- a CDS encoding hotdog domain-containing protein has protein sequence MSESGEVLDGIPGPGAIPSLEIETVDVPGIPNARQVRHSARDGHTLGPIMMATRRAGDELRGSCPVSPGMCVPGTTTVQLAPLVVWADVIGGRLAVGELAPRVPVTLDLDVQLTVPPRPSSQINATGRVIKTGRSVVVIGAEFTDEAGELVGVAAAAFMAAGDPSLVMPPIVWEDPDEAPPRPPLLTSLAEHAGCQVREPGVAAVHRTVHGLNSSNTVNGGLIALAVEQAALSLNPSVPLASITLRYLRPVRIGPAVATATAHGGMTTVEVRDAGADGRLAVRAVTRSF, from the coding sequence TTGAGCGAGTCAGGCGAGGTCCTCGACGGCATCCCCGGGCCTGGGGCGATTCCGTCGCTTGAGATCGAGACAGTTGACGTGCCGGGCATTCCCAACGCCCGCCAGGTCCGCCACAGCGCGCGGGACGGACACACCCTCGGCCCGATCATGATGGCGACGCGCCGGGCCGGCGACGAGCTGCGCGGCTCCTGCCCGGTCTCGCCCGGAATGTGCGTACCGGGGACGACCACCGTCCAGCTCGCTCCGCTCGTGGTCTGGGCGGATGTCATCGGCGGGCGGCTCGCGGTCGGCGAGCTCGCGCCGCGGGTGCCCGTCACCCTCGACCTGGACGTGCAGCTGACCGTCCCGCCGCGCCCGAGCAGCCAGATCAACGCGACCGGACGAGTCATCAAGACTGGTCGGTCGGTTGTCGTCATCGGCGCGGAGTTCACCGATGAGGCGGGTGAGCTGGTCGGCGTTGCGGCGGCGGCGTTCATGGCCGCGGGCGACCCGTCGCTCGTGATGCCGCCGATCGTCTGGGAGGACCCGGACGAGGCGCCGCCGCGCCCGCCGCTGCTGACGAGCCTCGCCGAGCACGCCGGCTGCCAGGTCAGGGAGCCCGGTGTCGCGGCCGTCCACCGGACCGTGCACGGACTGAACTCGTCGAACACCGTCAACGGCGGGCTGATCGCGCTCGCCGTCGAGCAGGCGGCGCTCTCCCTGAACCCGAGCGTTCCGCTTGCGTCGATTACGTTGCGTTATCTGCGGCCGGTCCGAATCGGGCCCGCGGTGGCGACGGCGACGGCCCATGGCGGGATGACGACCGTCGAGGTCCGCGATGCGGGCGCCGACGGGCGGCTGGCGGTCCGAGCGGTCACGAGAAGCTTCTAG
- a CDS encoding TetR/AcrR family transcriptional regulator, with product MASTDNVSPPAPVPGARPEGRAKASGPRSRKGAATRARLVHAAKAVFEEDGFLDARISDIAERAGMSHGSFYHYFDSKEQVFREVAMAVGDLLQQPMYTSVFNGPRAGTPAETIRHLATQFLASYRDEARIIGVIEMVSRYDPELTSIRFEYQEADRIRAARAVRRMQQQGWADPSIIPEVALAAMSAMMNRFAEMWFVQKLFEFDFDDGVEQLVRLCLNALQLAEPAADA from the coding sequence GTGGCGTCCACGGATAATGTGTCCCCGCCCGCGCCGGTGCCCGGTGCCAGGCCGGAGGGGCGAGCGAAGGCGAGCGGACCGCGTTCCCGCAAGGGTGCCGCGACCAGGGCCCGCCTGGTGCACGCGGCGAAGGCCGTCTTCGAGGAGGACGGTTTTCTGGACGCCCGGATCTCCGACATAGCCGAGCGCGCCGGAATGTCACACGGCTCGTTCTACCATTACTTCGACTCGAAGGAGCAGGTCTTCCGCGAGGTCGCCATGGCGGTCGGCGACCTTCTCCAGCAGCCGATGTACACCTCTGTGTTCAACGGGCCACGCGCCGGCACTCCCGCCGAGACGATCCGGCACTTGGCCACGCAGTTCCTGGCGAGCTACCGGGACGAGGCCCGGATCATCGGCGTCATCGAGATGGTCTCGAGATACGACCCGGAACTGACGAGTATCCGGTTCGAATATCAGGAGGCGGATCGTATCCGCGCCGCCCGGGCTGTCCGCCGGATGCAACAGCAGGGCTGGGCCGACCCGAGCATCATCCCCGAGGTGGCGCTGGCGGCGATGAGCGCGATGATGAACCGCTTCGCCGAGATGTGGTTTGTACAGAAGCTGTTCGAGTTCGATTTCGACGACGGTGTGGAACAACTCGTCCGCCTTTGCCTGAACGCGCTCCAGCTGGCGGAGCCGGCGGCGGACGCTTAG
- a CDS encoding desulfoferrodoxin, which yields MAALKAGARLKDEATGVEAVVVRVTAESTLELRPGGPAALGKRYTCAVCEAQVLVAKAGAAEPVCHGEPMSLAQARPLPSSD from the coding sequence ATGGCAGCCCTGAAGGCCGGCGCCCGGCTGAAGGACGAGGCGACTGGCGTGGAGGCGGTCGTCGTCCGGGTCACCGCCGAGTCGACCCTCGAGCTGCGTCCGGGCGGCCCGGCCGCGCTGGGTAAGCGCTACACCTGCGCCGTGTGCGAGGCCCAGGTTCTCGTCGCCAAGGCCGGCGCCGCCGAGCCGGTGTGTCACGGCGAGCCCATGTCCCTCGCCCAGGCGAGGCCGCTCCCGTCCTCGGACTGA
- a CDS encoding isochorismatase family protein, with product MAVDLAELLSPAHTVLLTQECQNGVIGTPSSLPVLAEVARESGMIANVARLAAGARAAGVGVLHAVAARRPDGRGSSTNALLFLGTDKAPVTQLLGTPAVEVLDEIGQQPSDLVSVRLHGVSPIAGTDVDALLTNLGAKTVVIVGVSSNVAIPAAVFDSVNLGYQVVVARDAIAGVPTEYTDLVLRNSLSLCATIVGTDDVLAAWKKTSAD from the coding sequence ATGGCGGTAGATCTCGCCGAGTTACTGAGCCCTGCGCACACCGTCCTGCTCACGCAGGAATGCCAGAACGGTGTCATCGGCACGCCCAGCTCGCTTCCGGTCCTCGCCGAGGTCGCCCGCGAGTCGGGGATGATCGCCAACGTGGCCCGGCTGGCCGCCGGCGCCCGGGCCGCCGGTGTCGGCGTGCTGCACGCGGTGGCGGCGCGCCGGCCGGACGGCCGCGGTTCCAGCACCAATGCCCTGCTGTTCCTCGGCACCGACAAGGCTCCGGTCACGCAGCTGCTCGGCACGCCGGCGGTCGAGGTCCTCGACGAGATCGGCCAGCAGCCCTCGGACCTGGTCTCGGTGCGGCTGCACGGCGTCTCGCCGATCGCGGGGACAGACGTCGACGCGCTGCTGACCAACCTGGGCGCGAAGACCGTGGTGATCGTCGGGGTCTCGTCGAACGTCGCCATCCCGGCGGCCGTCTTCGACTCGGTGAACCTCGGCTACCAGGTTGTCGTGGCCCGGGACGCGATCGCCGGCGTGCCCACCGAGTACACCGACCTGGTGCTGCGCAACTCGCTGTCGTTGTGCGCCACGATCGTCGGCACCGACGATGTTCTCGCGGCCTGGAAGAAAACCTCCGCGGACTGA
- a CDS encoding SDR family NAD(P)-dependent oxidoreductase, translating to MGLLDGKVAIVTGAGHGIGRGHALELAKQGAKVVVNDLGGTLRGEGQGRAADETVALIENRGGIAVADYSDVGDFDQCGELIARAVDVFGKLDVLVNNAGIVRDSVIWNMPVDDFDAVIRVHLRGTWATCQHAAKYWRAAAKAKGGPAGGRIINTTSGAGLGGNFGQSSYAAAKAAIVAVTQTLALELLRSGVTVNAVGPSGLTRITATIPGMGPAFEPDELAEGEYHPMDPANSSPLVAWLASDEADHVTGQVIRVIEDRIIWMRGWTERKVISAGGKRWDPTRLGGVLAQDVFETRGRGMRFPQS from the coding sequence ATGGGGCTGCTCGACGGCAAGGTCGCGATCGTCACCGGGGCCGGGCACGGCATCGGCCGGGGCCACGCCCTTGAACTGGCGAAGCAGGGCGCGAAGGTCGTCGTCAACGACCTGGGCGGCACGCTGCGCGGCGAGGGCCAGGGCCGCGCGGCCGACGAGACCGTCGCGCTCATCGAGAATCGCGGCGGCATCGCGGTCGCCGACTACTCCGACGTCGGCGACTTCGACCAGTGCGGCGAGCTGATCGCCCGGGCGGTGGACGTCTTCGGCAAGCTCGACGTCCTGGTGAACAACGCCGGGATCGTGCGTGACTCGGTGATCTGGAACATGCCGGTGGACGACTTCGACGCGGTCATCCGGGTCCACCTGCGCGGCACCTGGGCGACCTGCCAGCACGCCGCCAAATACTGGCGCGCCGCGGCAAAGGCCAAAGGCGGCCCGGCCGGCGGCCGGATCATCAACACCACCTCCGGGGCGGGCCTCGGGGGCAACTTCGGCCAGTCGAGCTACGCGGCGGCCAAGGCGGCGATCGTCGCCGTCACCCAGACGCTCGCGCTGGAGCTGCTGCGCTCCGGCGTGACGGTGAACGCGGTGGGCCCATCGGGGCTCACCCGGATCACCGCCACGATCCCGGGCATGGGCCCGGCGTTCGAGCCGGACGAGCTCGCCGAGGGCGAGTACCACCCGATGGACCCGGCGAACAGCTCCCCGCTGGTCGCGTGGCTCGCCAGTGACGAGGCCGACCATGTGACCGGCCAGGTCATCCGGGTGATCGAGGACAGGATCATCTGGATGCGGGGCTGGACCGAGCGCAAGGTCATCTCGGCCGGCGGCAAGCGCTGGGACCCGACCAGGCTCGGCGGGGTGCTGGCCCAGGACGTCTTCGAGACTCGTGGCCGCGGGATGCGGTTTCCTCAGTCCTGA
- a CDS encoding Hsp70 family protein, which produces MAREWLLAVDLGTTWTKAAYTTADSTDPVLVRVPATQLAWFPTAVARSSDGRWLVGDAAQARRTSRPDWCWSEVKRELGQHEPRMLGGHPFGPVEAVTQPLLYAARQARRQAGRGFDRLTLSAPVIFSDEQRAVLVEAGENAGFAPDTITIVDEGAAAARSVLGPRPEDGTWVVADIGGGTFDAALVTADRGVAAVIDQVGDDRAGAHAIDTAIVARLRERYQIDDGDGEAGRRRAGYLRDAARMLREQLAEQRSADVFLPDLLLELTLTPAQLGELVEPVLAPAIEHCAAMLARNDLGWEKINALVLSGGASRDPAVRARLAPLAALRDAANPELAVVLGLTVPAEAPSRTILSLRY; this is translated from the coding sequence ATGGCGCGCGAGTGGCTCTTAGCCGTCGATCTGGGGACCACCTGGACCAAGGCCGCCTACACGACCGCGGACAGTACTGACCCGGTCCTCGTCCGGGTACCGGCGACCCAGCTGGCCTGGTTCCCGACGGCGGTGGCCCGCTCGTCGGACGGGCGCTGGCTGGTCGGCGACGCGGCCCAGGCCCGCCGGACCAGCCGGCCCGACTGGTGCTGGAGCGAGGTCAAGCGGGAGCTGGGCCAGCACGAGCCCCGGATGCTGGGCGGACACCCGTTCGGCCCGGTCGAGGCCGTCACCCAGCCGTTGCTGTACGCGGCTCGACAGGCTCGCCGTCAGGCCGGGCGGGGGTTCGACCGGCTCACCCTCTCGGCGCCGGTCATCTTCTCGGACGAGCAGCGCGCGGTGCTGGTCGAGGCCGGTGAGAACGCGGGGTTCGCCCCGGACACCATCACAATCGTCGACGAGGGCGCGGCGGCCGCCCGGTCCGTGCTCGGCCCGCGGCCCGAGGACGGCACCTGGGTGGTGGCCGACATCGGCGGCGGAACCTTCGACGCTGCCCTCGTGACGGCCGACCGCGGAGTGGCCGCCGTGATCGACCAGGTCGGCGACGACCGGGCGGGCGCCCACGCCATCGACACGGCGATCGTCGCGCGGCTGCGCGAGCGATACCAGATCGACGACGGCGACGGCGAGGCCGGCCGGCGGCGGGCCGGCTACCTGCGCGACGCCGCCCGGATGCTGCGAGAGCAGCTGGCCGAGCAGCGGTCGGCGGACGTCTTCCTGCCCGATCTGCTGCTGGAGCTCACCCTCACGCCGGCGCAGCTCGGGGAGCTGGTCGAGCCCGTGCTCGCGCCGGCCATCGAGCACTGCGCGGCGATGCTCGCCCGCAACGACCTGGGCTGGGAGAAGATCAACGCTCTGGTGCTCAGCGGCGGCGCCTCCCGGGACCCGGCGGTCCGCGCGCGGTTGGCGCCGCTCGCCGCCCTGCGCGACGCCGCCAACCCGGAGCTGGCCGTCGTCCTCGGTCTGACCGTCCCGGCCGAGGCGCCCAGCCGTACCATCCTGTCGCTCAGGTACTGA
- a CDS encoding SDR family NAD(P)-dependent oxidoreductase translates to MTAAASDSLAGKVAIVTGGGSGSGRGCAVRLAADGAKVGVFDLDPGNAKAVVDEIVAAGGVAHPVTCDVTSREQIDAGVAEIRALYGPATILVTSAGREGFRRLRRRRSRRTGRRTQGHGGEPTRTAHRTSPRCPRVWPGVPGNARASGFAPSAPRPGAVTGGRSRG, encoded by the coding sequence ATGACCGCGGCAGCAAGCGACAGCCTGGCCGGCAAGGTCGCGATCGTCACTGGTGGTGGCTCGGGCAGCGGGCGTGGCTGCGCCGTGCGCCTGGCCGCTGACGGCGCGAAGGTCGGTGTCTTCGACCTGGACCCGGGCAACGCCAAGGCGGTTGTGGACGAGATCGTCGCGGCGGGTGGCGTGGCGCACCCGGTCACGTGTGACGTGACGAGCCGTGAGCAGATCGACGCCGGGGTGGCCGAGATCAGGGCGCTGTACGGGCCCGCCACGATCCTGGTGACGTCGGCCGGCCGCGAGGGCTTCCGCCGCCTTCGACGTCGTCGCTCTCGCCGGACCGGCCGAAGAACTCAGGGTCATGGCGGGGAGCCCACTCGCACGGCGCATCGCACCAGCCCGCGGTGCCCGCGGGTGTGGCCTGGCGTTCCAGGTAACGCGCGGGCCTCGGGATTCGCGCCGTCGGCGCCGCGCCCAGGGGCGGTTACGGGCGGTCGAAGTCGCGGGTGA
- a CDS encoding TauD/TfdA family dioxygenase, protein MSVTVSPISAEVGVAVTGLAGHQLADPAVAADTLRYLDEHGVVIYREAHIGDADLVALSRLLGEVVVAPMGGEEEFPEVSAISLDPAQSALAAYRTGTFYWHIDGANDLVPQKATLLTALEVATEGGDTEFANLYAAYDSLSAEDKARYAELRVVHSFAATQRLAHPDASAKVRASWEKVPSREHPLVWTRRNGRKSLLVGATADHLVGWPEDESRALLDRLLGWATQPRFSLRHHWTPGDLVIWDNTGILHRAQPYTALSRRLMHRTTLVGEEAVA, encoded by the coding sequence ATGTCCGTCACCGTCAGCCCGATCAGCGCCGAGGTAGGCGTCGCGGTCACGGGCCTTGCCGGCCACCAGCTGGCGGACCCGGCCGTCGCCGCCGACACCCTCAGGTACCTCGACGAGCACGGCGTCGTCATCTACCGCGAGGCGCACATCGGCGACGCCGACCTCGTCGCGCTCAGCCGGCTGCTCGGTGAGGTGGTCGTCGCTCCGATGGGCGGCGAGGAGGAGTTCCCGGAGGTCTCGGCGATCTCCCTCGACCCCGCCCAGAGCGCCCTGGCGGCCTATCGGACGGGCACCTTCTACTGGCACATCGACGGCGCGAACGACCTGGTGCCGCAGAAGGCGACCCTGCTGACCGCGTTGGAGGTCGCGACCGAAGGCGGCGACACCGAGTTCGCCAACCTCTACGCCGCCTACGACTCGCTGTCCGCCGAGGACAAGGCCCGGTACGCCGAGCTGCGCGTGGTCCACAGCTTCGCGGCCACCCAGCGGCTGGCCCACCCGGACGCGTCGGCCAAGGTGCGTGCCAGCTGGGAGAAGGTTCCCTCGCGGGAGCACCCGCTGGTCTGGACCCGGCGCAACGGGCGCAAGTCGCTGCTGGTCGGGGCGACGGCCGACCACCTCGTCGGCTGGCCGGAGGACGAGAGCCGCGCGCTGCTCGACCGGCTCCTCGGCTGGGCCACCCAGCCGCGCTTCTCCCTGCGCCACCACTGGACGCCGGGCGACCTCGTCATCTGGGACAACACGGGCATCCTGCACCGAGCACAGCCCTACACCGCTCTGTCTCGCCGGCTCATGCACCGCACCACCCTCGTCGGCGAGGAAGCGGTGGCCTGA
- a CDS encoding carboxymuconolactone decarboxylase family protein, with protein sequence MARIEPLPLKQWPKEMRQVLAALEPPGTPARLSPEGRSKALNTLGVFAYHTTLSQAFFTFNGHILSTSTLTGRQRELIVLRVAAQRQAGYEWLQHTFIARDAGLSDEEIQRIALGPDAPLWDPLDAAMLRAVDELVGDGKIGDETWAVLVKELEVKQILDVIFTVGAYETLAYMIRSFDIEIDDDMREAVARRQSPTA encoded by the coding sequence ATGGCACGCATCGAGCCGCTTCCGCTCAAGCAGTGGCCGAAGGAGATGCGGCAGGTGCTGGCCGCGCTGGAGCCGCCGGGTACCCCGGCGAGGCTGTCGCCGGAGGGTCGCTCGAAGGCGTTGAACACGCTTGGGGTGTTCGCGTACCACACGACCCTTTCGCAGGCGTTTTTCACGTTCAACGGGCACATCCTGTCGACGAGCACGCTGACCGGCCGGCAGCGGGAGCTGATCGTGTTGCGGGTCGCCGCGCAGCGCCAGGCGGGCTATGAGTGGTTGCAGCACACCTTCATCGCCCGCGACGCGGGCCTTTCGGATGAGGAGATCCAGCGGATCGCGCTCGGGCCGGACGCGCCGTTGTGGGACCCGCTGGACGCGGCGATGCTGCGCGCGGTGGACGAGCTGGTCGGTGATGGCAAGATCGGCGACGAGACCTGGGCGGTTCTGGTCAAGGAGCTTGAGGTCAAGCAGATCCTGGACGTGATCTTCACGGTTGGCGCCTACGAGACGCTCGCCTACATGATCCGTTCGTTCGACATCGAGATCGACGACGACATGCGCGAGGCCGTCGCCCGCCGCCAGTCGCCGACAGCCTGA
- a CDS encoding aromatic ring-hydroxylating dioxygenase subunit alpha, which yields MAHFPKPAEGSWTAHYPGLSTADASYEDSISPEHYELERKAVFGKTWLNVGRVERLPKVGSYFTKEIDAARSSVIIVRTADGIKAFHNVCRHRGNKLVWQDYPREETSGTARQFICKYHAWRYDLGGACTFVQQESEFFDLDKAKYSLADVRLDIWEGFIFINFDKDGTQSLADYLGPLAADLVGYPWGEMTSVFKYKSEIGANWKLFIDAFAEFYHAPVLHNRQATAEESRKLQQYGYEALYYKIDGPHSMVSSWGGMSPPKDPRMVKPIERELRTGLFGPWDKPFDITLPPGLNPARHKAWGVDSFVFFPNFMILVWEPGWYLTYHYWPTSVNSHTFEAALYFAPPKDALERLRQEMAAATFKEYGLQDANTLEATQTMLESRAVSEFPLNDQEILLRHLHQTARAFCAEFVKSTPGATPSPALV from the coding sequence ATGGCTCACTTCCCGAAGCCAGCTGAGGGCAGCTGGACGGCGCACTATCCCGGCCTGAGCACGGCGGATGCCTCCTACGAGGACTCGATCTCGCCCGAGCACTACGAGCTCGAGCGCAAGGCGGTCTTCGGAAAGACGTGGCTGAACGTCGGCAGGGTCGAGCGGCTCCCCAAGGTGGGCAGCTACTTCACCAAGGAGATCGACGCCGCCCGGTCCTCGGTGATCATCGTGCGGACCGCTGACGGCATCAAGGCGTTCCACAACGTCTGCCGGCACCGTGGCAACAAGCTGGTCTGGCAGGACTACCCGCGCGAGGAGACCTCGGGCACGGCGCGGCAGTTCATCTGCAAGTACCACGCCTGGCGTTACGACCTCGGCGGCGCCTGCACCTTCGTCCAGCAGGAGTCGGAGTTCTTCGACCTGGACAAGGCGAAGTACAGCCTCGCCGACGTCCGCCTGGACATCTGGGAAGGCTTCATCTTCATCAACTTCGACAAGGACGGCACCCAGTCCCTTGCCGACTACCTCGGGCCGCTGGCCGCCGACCTCGTCGGCTACCCGTGGGGCGAGATGACCTCGGTCTTCAAGTACAAGTCCGAGATCGGCGCCAACTGGAAGCTGTTCATCGACGCGTTCGCGGAGTTCTACCACGCGCCGGTGCTGCACAACCGCCAGGCGACGGCGGAGGAGTCCCGCAAGCTGCAGCAGTACGGCTACGAGGCGCTGTACTACAAGATCGACGGCCCGCACTCGATGGTCTCCAGCTGGGGCGGCATGTCCCCGCCGAAGGACCCGAGGATGGTCAAGCCGATCGAGCGGGAGCTGCGCACCGGCCTGTTCGGCCCGTGGGACAAGCCGTTCGACATCACGCTGCCGCCCGGCCTGAACCCGGCCCGGCACAAGGCGTGGGGCGTCGACTCGTTCGTCTTCTTCCCGAACTTCATGATTCTGGTCTGGGAGCCGGGCTGGTACCTCACGTACCACTACTGGCCGACGTCGGTGAACTCGCACACCTTCGAGGCCGCGCTGTACTTCGCGCCGCCGAAGGACGCCCTTGAGCGGCTCCGCCAGGAGATGGCGGCCGCGACGTTCAAGGAGTACGGCCTGCAGGACGCGAACACCCTCGAGGCGACCCAGACCATGCTGGAGTCCCGGGCGGTCAGCGAGTTCCCGCTGAACGACCAGGAGATCCTGCTGCGTCACCTGCACCAGACCGCGCGCGCCTTCTGCGCGGAGTTCGTGAAGAGCACCCCCGGCGCCACGCCGTCGCCGGCGCTGGTCTGA
- a CDS encoding (2Fe-2S)-binding protein, which produces MAELPVRLTVNGQAVENLAEPRMTLADFLRERCGLTGTHLGCEHGACGACTVLVEGAAVRSCLMFAVQTDGLDVTTVEGIAAPDGTLSPVQAAMRDCHGLQCGFCTPGFVVSITALLRDSPAPTDEQIREGLSGNFCRCTGYQGIIAAVRQAATATAPA; this is translated from the coding sequence ATGGCTGAGCTGCCGGTCCGCCTCACGGTCAACGGCCAGGCGGTCGAGAACCTCGCCGAGCCCCGGATGACCCTGGCCGACTTCCTGCGCGAGCGCTGCGGCCTGACGGGCACCCATCTCGGCTGCGAGCATGGCGCCTGCGGTGCCTGCACGGTCCTGGTCGAGGGCGCCGCCGTCCGCTCGTGCCTCATGTTCGCCGTCCAGACCGACGGGCTCGACGTGACGACCGTGGAGGGCATCGCCGCCCCCGACGGGACGCTTTCCCCGGTGCAGGCGGCGATGCGTGACTGCCACGGCCTGCAGTGCGGCTTCTGCACCCCGGGCTTCGTCGTCTCGATCACGGCGCTGCTGCGGGACAGCCCGGCCCCGACCGACGAGCAGATCCGCGAGGGCCTCTCCGGCAACTTCTGCCGCTGCACCGGCTACCAGGGCATCATCGCCGCCGTGCGCCAGGCCGCGACGGCGACCGCGCCGGCTTAG
- a CDS encoding xanthine dehydrogenase family protein subunit M — translation MKSASFEYHRPETVEAALALLAELGDEAKLLAGGQSLVPMLALRLAYFDHLIDIARLPELRGITVADGWLRVGAGETEAAVGRDAAVASAVPLLTRATPLIGHFQIRNRGTLCGSVAHADPAGEYPTVVLTLDAEMIAASAAGGERTIPGAEFFTGLWSTALEPDEMLVAVRFPVRAGRAGFAVEEFARRSGDFAIAGAAVAVELDGDDRVARAAIGLLGMASVPLRAAGAELAAVGQRVDALDAAELGALAMSELDDVPADLQGSAAYRTRVGATMAARAWTSAIKEAAGAAAGAGGAVHG, via the coding sequence ATGAAGTCGGCGTCGTTCGAGTACCACCGACCGGAGACCGTCGAGGCGGCGCTCGCGCTGCTCGCCGAGCTCGGCGATGAGGCCAAGCTGCTGGCCGGGGGGCAGAGCCTGGTGCCGATGCTGGCACTGCGCCTCGCCTACTTCGACCATCTGATCGACATCGCGCGCCTGCCCGAGCTGCGGGGGATCACCGTGGCGGACGGCTGGCTGCGGGTCGGCGCCGGCGAGACAGAGGCGGCGGTGGGGCGCGACGCGGCGGTGGCGAGTGCCGTTCCGCTGCTGACCCGGGCGACGCCGCTCATCGGGCACTTCCAGATCCGCAACCGCGGCACGCTCTGCGGCTCGGTCGCGCACGCCGACCCGGCCGGGGAGTACCCGACCGTCGTGCTCACCCTCGACGCGGAGATGATCGCCGCCTCGGCGGCGGGCGGTGAGCGCACGATCCCAGGGGCCGAGTTCTTCACCGGCCTGTGGAGCACCGCGCTCGAACCGGACGAGATGCTCGTCGCCGTGCGGTTCCCGGTGCGGGCCGGCCGGGCTGGTTTCGCGGTCGAGGAGTTCGCCCGCCGGTCGGGTGACTTCGCCATCGCCGGCGCCGCCGTCGCGGTCGAGCTGGACGGCGACGACCGGGTCGCGCGCGCCGCGATCGGCCTGCTGGGGATGGCCTCGGTGCCGTTGCGTGCCGCGGGGGCCGAACTGGCCGCCGTCGGGCAGCGGGTCGACGCGCTGGACGCGGCGGAGCTCGGGGCGCTCGCGATGAGCGAGCTGGACGACGTCCCCGCCGATCTGCAAGGCTCGGCTGCCTACCGGACCCGGGTCGGCGCGACGATGGCCGCCCGGGCCTGGACGTCGGCGATCAAGGAGGCTGCCGGCGCGGCCGCCGGAGCCGGAGGAGCCGTCCATGGCTGA